The following proteins are co-located in the Apium graveolens cultivar Ventura chromosome 5, ASM990537v1, whole genome shotgun sequence genome:
- the LOC141723770 gene encoding ribonuclease J-like isoform X3, with protein MGTKITLVIPALDPRTPIFASSFTMELIKRRLKEFGIFVPSRLKTFRTKRKFNAGPFEIEPIRVTHSIPDCSGLVLRCADGTILHTGDWKIDETPLDGKVFDREGLEELSKEGVTLMMSDSTNILSPGRTFSETVVANSLLRHISAAKGRVITTQFASNIHRLGSIKAAADLTGRKLVFVGMSLRTYLDAAYKDGKAPIDPSTLVKIEDIDAYAPKDLLIVTTGSQAEPRAALNLASYGCSHSLKLSKEDVILYSAKVIPGNETRVMKMLNRVAEIGSTIVMGRNEQLHTSGHAYREELEEVIRIVKPQHFLPIHGELLFLKEHELLGKANGIRHTAVIKNGEMLGVSHLRNRRVLSNGFVSLGKENLQLMYSDGDKAFGTSTELCVDERQRIATDGIIVVSMEILRPQTTDDFEKTLKGKIRITTRCLWLDKGKLLDALHKAAHAALSSCPVNCPLAHMERIVSEVMKKMVRKYSSKRPDIIAIAIENPAGVLADGINERLSGRSHVNSGLWAMRKGINELAKNKKSNRRQDEKDNDHTFSVDTRLEETEEYGTETERLLPEEDTWKNSGISDTNPEDFNDIQKSFMELTAIDSLQDDSNDAVTFEECKEMSKKASNEDDSPKSSKSAKRNKWKPEEVKKLIQFRGELSSRFQVLKGRMALWEEISASLLACGINRSPGHCKSLWASLTQKYEECKKDVESDKSWAYFEDMNSILLKLEATLTK; from the exons ATGGGCACGAAGATCACATTG GTTATTCCAGCGTTGGATCCACGCACACCAATATTTGCGTCATCTTTCACAATGGAG CTTATCAAGAGGCGGTTGAAGGAGTTTGGGATCTTTGTTCCGTCAAGGCTTAAGACATTTAGGACAAAAAGGAAATTTAACGCTGGGCCATTTGAAATAGAACCCATTAGAGTCACCCATTCTATACCTGATTGTTCTGGACTGGTTCTCCGTTGTGCAGATGGGACAATTCTTCACACAGGAGACTGGAAG ATTGATGAAACACCCCTGGATGGCAAAGTTTTTGACCGTGAAGGCCTGGAGGAACTCTCCAAAGAAGGTGTCACATTG ATGATGAGTGACTCAACGAATATACTGTCACCTGGGAGGACATTTAGTGAAACTGTTGTGGCGAATTCACTGTTGAGGCATATATCTGCTGCGAAAGGAAGAGTAATCACCACCCAATTTGCGTCAAATATTCATCGACTTGGTAGCATTAAGGCAGCAGCTGATTTGACTGGCAGAAAGCTG GTGTTCGTGGGGATGTCATTAAGGACTTACCTTGATGCTGCATATAAAGATGGAAAGGCACCAATTGACCCGTCAACTTTG GTGAAAATTGAAGACATTGATGCTTATGCCCCAAAAGATTTGCTAATCGTGACAACAGGTTCCCAA GCAGAACCACGTGCGGCATTAAATCTTGCGTCATACGGATGTAGTCATTCACTCAAATTGAGCAAAGAAGATGTGATTTTATACTCTGCCAAG GTAATCCCTGGTAACGAGACTCGAGTGATGAAAATGCTAAACCGTGTAGCAGAGATTGGATCAACTATAGTGATGGGTAGGAATGAGCAGCTGCATACATCTGGTCATGCTTATCGCGAGGAATTG GAGGAAGTGATAAGAATTGTAAAGCCACAACATTTTTTACCAATCCACGGGGAACTCTTATTCCTGAAAGAGCATGAATTGTTAGGGAAAGCTAATGGCATTCGCCACACTGCT GTCATAAAGAATGGAGAGATGCTTGGGGTTTCACACCTGAGAAACAGAAGGGTGTTGTCAAATGGTTTTGTATCTCTAGGAAAAGAGAATTTGCAG TTGATGTACAGTGACGGCGACAAAGCGTTTGGTACTTCTACTGAACTCTGTGTTGATGAAAGACAAAGAATCGCCACAGATGGTATAATAGTTGTCAG CATGGAAATTCTACGCCCTCAAACCACTGACGACTTTGAAAAAACCTTGAAGGGTAAAATAAGAATCACTACACGTTGCTTATGGCTTGATAAAGGTAAGTTGTTAGATGCACTTCACAAGGCAGCACATGCTGCACTGTCAAGTTGTCCAGTAAATTGTCCTCTTGCCCACATGGAAAGAATTGTTTCCGAGGTCATGAAGAAAATGGTCAGGAAATACAGTAGTAAAAGGCCCGATATCATTGCAATCGCTATAGAAAATCCAGCAGGGGTGCTTGCTGACGGTATCAATGAAAGGTTATCAGGGAGGTCACATGTTAATTCTGGATTATGGGCAATGAGAAAAGGGATAAATGAACTTGCCAAAAACAAAAAATCAAATAGGAGACAAGATGAAAAAGACAATGACCACACATTTTCAGTAGACACCAGGCTGGAAGAAACTGAAG AGTATGGTACTGAAACTGAGAGACTTCTACCAGAGGAAGACACTTGGAAAAACTCTGGAATATCAGACACTAATCCCGAGGATTTTAATGACATCCAGAAATCATTTATGGAGTTAACTGCAATTGATAGTCTGCAAGATGATAGCAATGATGCTGTTACATTCGAGGAATGCAAGGAGATGTCCAAGAAGGCAAGTAATGAAGATGACTCGCCAAAATCTTCTAAGTCCGCAAAGAGGAACAAATGGAAACCCGAAGAAGTTAAGAAACTGATACAATTTCGAGGGGAACTAAGTAGTAGATTTCAAGTTTTGAAGGGGAGGATGGCCCTTTGGGAAGAGATATCTGCAAGCCTATTAGCTTGCGGAATCAACCGAAGTCCAGGACACTGTAAATCGTTATGGGCGTCTCTTACTCAGAAATATGAG GAATGCAAGAAAGACGTGGAAAGTGACAAGAGCTGGGCCTATTTTGAAGACATGAATAGTATATTATTAAAGTTAGAAGCAACACTTACAAAATAA
- the LOC141723770 gene encoding ribonuclease J-like isoform X2 gives MYLLGRIGSKGPRKRSGRLEGARKSMEDSVKRKMEHFYEGADGPPLRVLPIGGLGEIGMNCMLVGNFDRYILIDAGVMFPDDDELGIQKIIPDTTFIKKWSHKIEAVIITHGHEDHIGALPWVIPALDPRTPIFASSFTMELIKRRLKEFGIFVPSRLKTFRTKRKFNAGPFEIEPIRVTHSIPDCSGLVLRCADGTILHTGDWKIDETPLDGKVFDREGLEELSKEGVTLMMSDSTNILSPGRTFSETVVANSLLRHISAAKGRVITTQFASNIHRLGSIKAAADLTGRKLVFVGMSLRTYLDAAYKDGKAPIDPSTLVKIEDIDAYAPKDLLIVTTGSQAEPRAALNLASYGCSHSLKLSKEDVILYSAKVIPGNETRVMKMLNRVAEIGSTIVMGRNEQLHTSGHAYREELEEVIRIVKPQHFLPIHGELLFLKEHELLGKANGIRHTAVIKNGEMLGVSHLRNRRVLSNGFVSLGKENLQLMYSDGDKAFGTSTELCVDERQRIATDGIIVVSMEILRPQTTDDFEKTLKGKIRITTRCLWLDKGKLLDALHKAAHAALSSCPVNCPLAHMERIVSEVMKKMVRKYSSKRPDIIAIAIENPAGVLADGINERLSGRSHVNSGLWAMRKGINELAKNKKSNRRQDEKDNDHTFSVDTRLEETEEYGTETERLLPEEDTWKNSGISDTNPEDFNDIQKSFMELTAIDSLQDDSNDAVTFEECKEMSKKASNEDDSPKSSKSAKRNKWKPEEVKKLIQFRGELSSRFQVLKGRMALWEEISASLLACGINRSPGHCKSLWASLTQKYEECKKDVESDKSWAYFEDMNSILLKLEATLTK, from the exons ATGTATCTGCTAG GTAGAATAGGATCAAAAGGACCCCGAAAAAGATCAGGAAGGTTAGAAGGGGCAAGAAAGAGCATGGAAGATTCTGTAAAACGAAAGATGGAACATTTTTATGAAGGAGCTGATGGCCCGCCTCTACGTGTTCTACCAATTGGTGGCCTAGGAGAAATAGGAATGAATTGCATGCTTGTTGGAAATTTTGATCGGTATATTCTGATTGATGCTGGTGTCATGTTTCCAGA TGATGATGAGCTTGGTATCCAGAAGATCATACCCGATACAACATTTATCAAAAAATGGAGCCACAAAATTGAAGCAGTTATCATAACGCATGGGCACGAAGATCACATTGGTGCGTTGCCTTGG GTTATTCCAGCGTTGGATCCACGCACACCAATATTTGCGTCATCTTTCACAATGGAG CTTATCAAGAGGCGGTTGAAGGAGTTTGGGATCTTTGTTCCGTCAAGGCTTAAGACATTTAGGACAAAAAGGAAATTTAACGCTGGGCCATTTGAAATAGAACCCATTAGAGTCACCCATTCTATACCTGATTGTTCTGGACTGGTTCTCCGTTGTGCAGATGGGACAATTCTTCACACAGGAGACTGGAAG ATTGATGAAACACCCCTGGATGGCAAAGTTTTTGACCGTGAAGGCCTGGAGGAACTCTCCAAAGAAGGTGTCACATTG ATGATGAGTGACTCAACGAATATACTGTCACCTGGGAGGACATTTAGTGAAACTGTTGTGGCGAATTCACTGTTGAGGCATATATCTGCTGCGAAAGGAAGAGTAATCACCACCCAATTTGCGTCAAATATTCATCGACTTGGTAGCATTAAGGCAGCAGCTGATTTGACTGGCAGAAAGCTG GTGTTCGTGGGGATGTCATTAAGGACTTACCTTGATGCTGCATATAAAGATGGAAAGGCACCAATTGACCCGTCAACTTTG GTGAAAATTGAAGACATTGATGCTTATGCCCCAAAAGATTTGCTAATCGTGACAACAGGTTCCCAA GCAGAACCACGTGCGGCATTAAATCTTGCGTCATACGGATGTAGTCATTCACTCAAATTGAGCAAAGAAGATGTGATTTTATACTCTGCCAAG GTAATCCCTGGTAACGAGACTCGAGTGATGAAAATGCTAAACCGTGTAGCAGAGATTGGATCAACTATAGTGATGGGTAGGAATGAGCAGCTGCATACATCTGGTCATGCTTATCGCGAGGAATTG GAGGAAGTGATAAGAATTGTAAAGCCACAACATTTTTTACCAATCCACGGGGAACTCTTATTCCTGAAAGAGCATGAATTGTTAGGGAAAGCTAATGGCATTCGCCACACTGCT GTCATAAAGAATGGAGAGATGCTTGGGGTTTCACACCTGAGAAACAGAAGGGTGTTGTCAAATGGTTTTGTATCTCTAGGAAAAGAGAATTTGCAG TTGATGTACAGTGACGGCGACAAAGCGTTTGGTACTTCTACTGAACTCTGTGTTGATGAAAGACAAAGAATCGCCACAGATGGTATAATAGTTGTCAG CATGGAAATTCTACGCCCTCAAACCACTGACGACTTTGAAAAAACCTTGAAGGGTAAAATAAGAATCACTACACGTTGCTTATGGCTTGATAAAGGTAAGTTGTTAGATGCACTTCACAAGGCAGCACATGCTGCACTGTCAAGTTGTCCAGTAAATTGTCCTCTTGCCCACATGGAAAGAATTGTTTCCGAGGTCATGAAGAAAATGGTCAGGAAATACAGTAGTAAAAGGCCCGATATCATTGCAATCGCTATAGAAAATCCAGCAGGGGTGCTTGCTGACGGTATCAATGAAAGGTTATCAGGGAGGTCACATGTTAATTCTGGATTATGGGCAATGAGAAAAGGGATAAATGAACTTGCCAAAAACAAAAAATCAAATAGGAGACAAGATGAAAAAGACAATGACCACACATTTTCAGTAGACACCAGGCTGGAAGAAACTGAAG AGTATGGTACTGAAACTGAGAGACTTCTACCAGAGGAAGACACTTGGAAAAACTCTGGAATATCAGACACTAATCCCGAGGATTTTAATGACATCCAGAAATCATTTATGGAGTTAACTGCAATTGATAGTCTGCAAGATGATAGCAATGATGCTGTTACATTCGAGGAATGCAAGGAGATGTCCAAGAAGGCAAGTAATGAAGATGACTCGCCAAAATCTTCTAAGTCCGCAAAGAGGAACAAATGGAAACCCGAAGAAGTTAAGAAACTGATACAATTTCGAGGGGAACTAAGTAGTAGATTTCAAGTTTTGAAGGGGAGGATGGCCCTTTGGGAAGAGATATCTGCAAGCCTATTAGCTTGCGGAATCAACCGAAGTCCAGGACACTGTAAATCGTTATGGGCGTCTCTTACTCAGAAATATGAG GAATGCAAGAAAGACGTGGAAAGTGACAAGAGCTGGGCCTATTTTGAAGACATGAATAGTATATTATTAAAGTTAGAAGCAACACTTACAAAATAA
- the LOC141723770 gene encoding ribonuclease J-like isoform X1: protein MAIAFSTMHLYPYKFWFSRPNCNRSFISCSLPSATTTGRIGSKGPRKRSGRLEGARKSMEDSVKRKMEHFYEGADGPPLRVLPIGGLGEIGMNCMLVGNFDRYILIDAGVMFPDDDELGIQKIIPDTTFIKKWSHKIEAVIITHGHEDHIGALPWVIPALDPRTPIFASSFTMELIKRRLKEFGIFVPSRLKTFRTKRKFNAGPFEIEPIRVTHSIPDCSGLVLRCADGTILHTGDWKIDETPLDGKVFDREGLEELSKEGVTLMMSDSTNILSPGRTFSETVVANSLLRHISAAKGRVITTQFASNIHRLGSIKAAADLTGRKLVFVGMSLRTYLDAAYKDGKAPIDPSTLVKIEDIDAYAPKDLLIVTTGSQAEPRAALNLASYGCSHSLKLSKEDVILYSAKVIPGNETRVMKMLNRVAEIGSTIVMGRNEQLHTSGHAYREELEEVIRIVKPQHFLPIHGELLFLKEHELLGKANGIRHTAVIKNGEMLGVSHLRNRRVLSNGFVSLGKENLQLMYSDGDKAFGTSTELCVDERQRIATDGIIVVSMEILRPQTTDDFEKTLKGKIRITTRCLWLDKGKLLDALHKAAHAALSSCPVNCPLAHMERIVSEVMKKMVRKYSSKRPDIIAIAIENPAGVLADGINERLSGRSHVNSGLWAMRKGINELAKNKKSNRRQDEKDNDHTFSVDTRLEETEEYGTETERLLPEEDTWKNSGISDTNPEDFNDIQKSFMELTAIDSLQDDSNDAVTFEECKEMSKKASNEDDSPKSSKSAKRNKWKPEEVKKLIQFRGELSSRFQVLKGRMALWEEISASLLACGINRSPGHCKSLWASLTQKYEECKKDVESDKSWAYFEDMNSILLKLEATLTK, encoded by the exons ATGGCTATTGCATTTAGTACAATGCATCTTTATCCATACAAGTTTTGGTTTAGTAGGCCTAATTGTAACAGGAGCTTCATTTCTTGCTCACTTCCATCTGCTACTACTACAG GTAGAATAGGATCAAAAGGACCCCGAAAAAGATCAGGAAGGTTAGAAGGGGCAAGAAAGAGCATGGAAGATTCTGTAAAACGAAAGATGGAACATTTTTATGAAGGAGCTGATGGCCCGCCTCTACGTGTTCTACCAATTGGTGGCCTAGGAGAAATAGGAATGAATTGCATGCTTGTTGGAAATTTTGATCGGTATATTCTGATTGATGCTGGTGTCATGTTTCCAGA TGATGATGAGCTTGGTATCCAGAAGATCATACCCGATACAACATTTATCAAAAAATGGAGCCACAAAATTGAAGCAGTTATCATAACGCATGGGCACGAAGATCACATTGGTGCGTTGCCTTGG GTTATTCCAGCGTTGGATCCACGCACACCAATATTTGCGTCATCTTTCACAATGGAG CTTATCAAGAGGCGGTTGAAGGAGTTTGGGATCTTTGTTCCGTCAAGGCTTAAGACATTTAGGACAAAAAGGAAATTTAACGCTGGGCCATTTGAAATAGAACCCATTAGAGTCACCCATTCTATACCTGATTGTTCTGGACTGGTTCTCCGTTGTGCAGATGGGACAATTCTTCACACAGGAGACTGGAAG ATTGATGAAACACCCCTGGATGGCAAAGTTTTTGACCGTGAAGGCCTGGAGGAACTCTCCAAAGAAGGTGTCACATTG ATGATGAGTGACTCAACGAATATACTGTCACCTGGGAGGACATTTAGTGAAACTGTTGTGGCGAATTCACTGTTGAGGCATATATCTGCTGCGAAAGGAAGAGTAATCACCACCCAATTTGCGTCAAATATTCATCGACTTGGTAGCATTAAGGCAGCAGCTGATTTGACTGGCAGAAAGCTG GTGTTCGTGGGGATGTCATTAAGGACTTACCTTGATGCTGCATATAAAGATGGAAAGGCACCAATTGACCCGTCAACTTTG GTGAAAATTGAAGACATTGATGCTTATGCCCCAAAAGATTTGCTAATCGTGACAACAGGTTCCCAA GCAGAACCACGTGCGGCATTAAATCTTGCGTCATACGGATGTAGTCATTCACTCAAATTGAGCAAAGAAGATGTGATTTTATACTCTGCCAAG GTAATCCCTGGTAACGAGACTCGAGTGATGAAAATGCTAAACCGTGTAGCAGAGATTGGATCAACTATAGTGATGGGTAGGAATGAGCAGCTGCATACATCTGGTCATGCTTATCGCGAGGAATTG GAGGAAGTGATAAGAATTGTAAAGCCACAACATTTTTTACCAATCCACGGGGAACTCTTATTCCTGAAAGAGCATGAATTGTTAGGGAAAGCTAATGGCATTCGCCACACTGCT GTCATAAAGAATGGAGAGATGCTTGGGGTTTCACACCTGAGAAACAGAAGGGTGTTGTCAAATGGTTTTGTATCTCTAGGAAAAGAGAATTTGCAG TTGATGTACAGTGACGGCGACAAAGCGTTTGGTACTTCTACTGAACTCTGTGTTGATGAAAGACAAAGAATCGCCACAGATGGTATAATAGTTGTCAG CATGGAAATTCTACGCCCTCAAACCACTGACGACTTTGAAAAAACCTTGAAGGGTAAAATAAGAATCACTACACGTTGCTTATGGCTTGATAAAGGTAAGTTGTTAGATGCACTTCACAAGGCAGCACATGCTGCACTGTCAAGTTGTCCAGTAAATTGTCCTCTTGCCCACATGGAAAGAATTGTTTCCGAGGTCATGAAGAAAATGGTCAGGAAATACAGTAGTAAAAGGCCCGATATCATTGCAATCGCTATAGAAAATCCAGCAGGGGTGCTTGCTGACGGTATCAATGAAAGGTTATCAGGGAGGTCACATGTTAATTCTGGATTATGGGCAATGAGAAAAGGGATAAATGAACTTGCCAAAAACAAAAAATCAAATAGGAGACAAGATGAAAAAGACAATGACCACACATTTTCAGTAGACACCAGGCTGGAAGAAACTGAAG AGTATGGTACTGAAACTGAGAGACTTCTACCAGAGGAAGACACTTGGAAAAACTCTGGAATATCAGACACTAATCCCGAGGATTTTAATGACATCCAGAAATCATTTATGGAGTTAACTGCAATTGATAGTCTGCAAGATGATAGCAATGATGCTGTTACATTCGAGGAATGCAAGGAGATGTCCAAGAAGGCAAGTAATGAAGATGACTCGCCAAAATCTTCTAAGTCCGCAAAGAGGAACAAATGGAAACCCGAAGAAGTTAAGAAACTGATACAATTTCGAGGGGAACTAAGTAGTAGATTTCAAGTTTTGAAGGGGAGGATGGCCCTTTGGGAAGAGATATCTGCAAGCCTATTAGCTTGCGGAATCAACCGAAGTCCAGGACACTGTAAATCGTTATGGGCGTCTCTTACTCAGAAATATGAG GAATGCAAGAAAGACGTGGAAAGTGACAAGAGCTGGGCCTATTTTGAAGACATGAATAGTATATTATTAAAGTTAGAAGCAACACTTACAAAATAA